DNA from SAR324 cluster bacterium:
AAGTTCTCCAGCAAAATTATGGGATCCACAAATTGCCCAAGATCATTCAGATTTTCATATCTGTAGCGTACTAGTTTTTGGAAGGGTCTGTCCCCTGATTGGTAGGTATATGTCAAATAGACCCAATCCTCATTGACTCCCTTGCCAAGATTGGGGTGATGGTCCATTCCTAGGAGGCCAGCCTGTCCAACGAAGGGATAGACGTCCTCAATTTTCAACAACTTCCGTTTGACACCACTTTGAGGGTCCACCTCAGAAACTTCTCCCTTGCTCCGTTCTGTGATCCATAGTTTACCGTTGGGAGCATAGAGTATTTCCCAAGGGTCTTTCAATAGACCAACAGGTCCAACCTGAGATCGTTGGAAGGCATCAGTTGAAGCCAGAACAACTGTGGAGGGAATTACCCAAATCAATACTATCCTTGTCAGCATTGACACTAACTGCTTAATGCACTTCAAGTCTAGGTTCCTCGAAAAAATTACGGAAGATCTTTGGGGCATTATTCAACCCTGAGCAAAATTTCAAATCCACGAATAGAATCTGGAGCGAATCATTTGCCGTTGTTAGATCAAGTGAGTCATCTCATGAATTTTGGCTTCCATCACACAACCTTCGATGGATTTCCGATAAACGGCCATGTGCTCGGCATTCATGTGTGCCTGCCAGGTTTCATAAGAAGTCCAGTTCTCATAGATCATTAAGTAGGCAGGATTCTTGTTATCTTGATGTAGATCGTACTGCAAGCAACCTTCTTCAGCGCGGGTGACTGGAAACATCTTAGCCAATTCAGTTTTGACAAAATCAATTTTTTCTGGGTGTAGGGTAATGTGGGCAACGATAGTCAACTTGGACATTGAAGAACTCAGCTAATCAGATTATGAAAAATGATCTTAGAGAAGCGTGTCATTCAAGAAGAGCGGTGCATTCTTCTCTAAAAGAAATGAACTACGCCAGATTTCATTAAAATGAGTTCAAGAAGCAAGCAAAGACTTCCTCTGATTGCAGAGATGATTGGTGAAAGTTTGTGTTTAGGCAGGAGGGTTAGCTTGAGATTTCAGGCCTTCACAGCAGACTTTGAAATCTCAAGGTTCGGTGAGTGTTGTGTTAAAAAAATAAATTCAAACCTCCTTGGATGAGGTCTGTTCCGATTCCTGATGTTTGAAATAAAGGATGCTCAATTCTTTACCCAAGTGGGGATTATCTCGAAGCTGTTCTGAGTCGTCTTCGAAAGTGAATGAATCATGATCATGAATGCTGTTTAGGTAGTCTTGCTGTGACATTGTTTGCCTCGACAAATTTGACTGAAGAAATCGTTTCTGATGAAGTTTCAACAAAAACATGATGTCACATTTATAAAACATTCCTAAATATTTTGGAGGAGATTGGGGGGATGTTGGCAAGAATCAGCCTAAAATCTCGTCCAAGCTTCAAAATTAGGAGCAAAAGTATGATATAATCAGGTCAAATTCTGTTGATCAATGAGCTTTGAATGAACTTCTTGTTTTCTTCCTAACTCATCTAAAACTTATCTGCTCAGATCCAATCAATTAAACAATTTGTTCAAAATGATATTCCCCTGTAGGAGAAAATGAAGATGAAAACTCTGATTCTATTGAGTCAGTTTTCAGTCCTGCTACTGATCAATTATTTGCTGGAAAGTCCGATATTTGCCTACAAACAGTATGACTTGGATCTACTTGCCAAAAAA
Protein-coding regions in this window:
- a CDS encoding putative quinol monooxygenase, whose protein sequence is MSKLTIVAHITLHPEKIDFVKTELAKMFPVTRAEEGCLQYDLHQDNKNPAYLMIYENWTSYETWQAHMNAEHMAVYRKSIEGCVMEAKIHEMTHLI